In a single window of the Saccharothrix australiensis genome:
- a CDS encoding MDR family NADP-dependent oxidoreductase, which produces MITAHEVQLVTRPDGAPRTTDFRVAEVRVPDPGPGQVLVRNTWLSIDPYIRLMLNDSKSAVFPPFALNGPIDGAAVGEVVAGDAVPVGATVTHFRGWREYSVLDAGDVRVLDVDGVPPQAHLSVFGTTGLTAYAVLTDVTPVRPGDTVFISAAAGAVGSVAGQLARKLGAARVIGSAGGPAKVRTLVEDLGYDVGIDYRADDLARALADAAPDGLDLYVDHVGGDQLDAALTVLKPRGRVALVGAITGYNEATPTLSTRNLFAAVEKELTLRGMQVTSYFDRLPEYVELASPWLRDGSFRVPETVLEGIHAVPEAFVGVLGGANTGKMLVRL; this is translated from the coding sequence ATGATCACCGCACACGAGGTACAGCTGGTCACCCGCCCGGACGGCGCGCCCCGGACGACGGACTTCCGCGTCGCGGAGGTGCGGGTGCCCGACCCCGGCCCCGGCCAGGTCCTGGTCCGCAACACGTGGCTGTCGATCGACCCGTACATCCGCCTGATGCTCAACGACAGCAAGTCCGCGGTCTTCCCGCCGTTCGCGTTGAACGGGCCCATCGACGGCGCGGCGGTCGGCGAGGTCGTCGCGGGCGACGCGGTGCCGGTGGGCGCGACGGTCACGCACTTCCGGGGCTGGCGCGAGTACTCCGTGCTGGACGCGGGCGACGTCCGCGTGCTGGACGTCGACGGCGTCCCGCCGCAGGCGCACCTGAGCGTGTTCGGCACCACCGGCCTGACGGCGTACGCGGTGCTGACGGACGTGACCCCGGTGCGGCCGGGCGACACCGTGTTCATCTCCGCCGCGGCGGGCGCGGTCGGCAGCGTCGCCGGGCAGCTGGCGCGCAAGCTGGGCGCGGCGCGGGTGATCGGGTCGGCGGGCGGACCGGCCAAGGTCCGGACCCTCGTGGAGGACCTGGGCTACGACGTCGGCATCGACTACCGCGCGGACGACCTGGCGCGAGCCCTGGCGGACGCCGCGCCCGACGGCCTCGACCTGTACGTGGACCACGTCGGCGGCGATCAGCTGGACGCGGCGCTGACCGTGCTCAAGCCGCGGGGGAGGGTCGCCCTGGTGGGGGCGATCACCGGGTACAACGAGGCGACGCCGACCCTGTCGACGCGCAACCTGTTCGCGGCGGTGGAGAAGGAGCTGACGCTGCGCGGCATGCAGGTGACGTCGTACTTCGACCGGCTGCCCGAGTACGTCGAGCTGGCGAGCCCGTGGCTGCGCGACGGTTCGTTCCGCGTCCCGGAGACGGTGCTGGAGGGCATCCACGCGGTGCCCGAGGCGTTCGTCGGCGTCCTCGGCGGGGCCAACACCGGCAAGATGCTCGTGCGCCTCTGA
- a CDS encoding serine/threonine protein phosphatase, with product MTTAGNTRHHGLTAVLSALDDAELAALVDAGRVVGVGVGGGSAVLDVDGVPVFAKRIPLTDRELAHPRSTANLFDLPMSCQYGIGGPSLNAWRELAANLLVTDAVPADGTRSFPVLHHWRVLPGRAPVAAEHVDVDAVVATWGGSPAVRARLEALTAAPSSLVLFSEYVPHPLEDWLRDDPVGKAAAVERGFAWIVASLRERDLLHMDGHLGNMRTDGERIHLCDFGLATSPRFDLSATERDFVRRNAAYDADHAAMRLVNWLVTDVCGVPVPTGGAPVARNECVRRCAAGDLPDGVPPVVAGILARHAPAAARMNAFHWRLFDGEVDAEYPGPGR from the coding sequence ATGACGACTGCCGGGAACACCCGTCACCACGGGCTTACGGCCGTGCTGTCCGCCCTCGACGACGCCGAGCTGGCCGCGCTCGTCGACGCCGGCCGGGTCGTCGGCGTCGGTGTCGGCGGTGGCTCGGCGGTGCTCGATGTCGACGGCGTGCCGGTGTTCGCGAAGCGCATCCCGTTGACCGACCGGGAACTCGCCCACCCGCGCTCCACGGCGAACCTGTTCGACCTGCCGATGTCCTGCCAGTACGGCATCGGCGGCCCGAGCCTCAACGCCTGGCGCGAGCTGGCCGCGAACCTCCTCGTCACCGACGCCGTGCCGGCGGACGGGACGCGGTCGTTCCCGGTGCTGCACCACTGGCGGGTGCTGCCCGGCCGCGCGCCGGTCGCGGCGGAGCACGTCGACGTCGACGCGGTCGTCGCCACTTGGGGCGGCTCACCGGCGGTGCGCGCCCGGCTTGAGGCGCTGACCGCCGCGCCGAGCAGCCTCGTGTTGTTCTCCGAGTACGTCCCGCACCCGCTGGAGGACTGGCTGCGCGATGACCCGGTCGGCAAGGCCGCCGCGGTCGAACGGGGGTTCGCGTGGATCGTCGCCTCCCTGCGCGAGCGGGACCTGCTGCACATGGACGGGCACCTCGGCAACATGCGCACCGACGGCGAGCGGATCCACCTCTGCGACTTCGGCCTGGCCACCTCGCCGCGGTTCGACCTGTCGGCGACCGAGCGCGACTTCGTCCGCCGCAACGCCGCGTACGACGCCGACCACGCCGCCATGCGACTGGTCAACTGGCTGGTGACCGACGTCTGCGGCGTGCCGGTGCCGACCGGCGGCGCACCGGTCGCCCGCAACGAGTGCGTGCGCCGGTGCGCCGCCGGTGACCTCCCGGACGGGGTGCCGCCGGTGGTGGCCGGGATCCTGGCCCGGCACGCGCCCGCCGCCGCGCGGATGAACGCCTTCCACTGGCGGCTGTTCGACGGCGAGGTCGACGCGGAGTACCCGGGGCCGGGTCGGTGA
- a CDS encoding glycosyltransferase, protein MRVLFAGLASPGHTYPLVPLAVAAREAGHEVHFAAGEHVHAPLRRHGLRPFRPADACYEIYAEDLAPALARLRPDLVVHGWGLPGAAVAARRAGVPGLWHGFGRMFPDGIGLQRPTPAAGLPDRPHLDICPPSLQDQDFLATTDRVELRPVPFPEAATPPWRVERASRPLVYLTLGTAFGTPEVLTTAIGGLTALGADVVVATGRVRPEQLGAVPGNVTVLGWVAQAELLPHVDAVVHHGGSGTTLGAIAVGVPQLLLPQGADQFANAEALVAAGAALRLLPDELSVDAVAEHARELLPRHGHAPHRDAARAIAEEIARMPSPDEVARTLPALAERG, encoded by the coding sequence GTGCGCGTCCTCTTCGCCGGCCTGGCGTCGCCCGGCCACACGTATCCCCTCGTCCCGCTCGCCGTCGCCGCCCGGGAGGCCGGGCACGAGGTGCACTTCGCCGCCGGCGAGCACGTCCACGCGCCCCTGCGCCGGCACGGGCTCCGACCCTTCCGGCCCGCCGACGCGTGCTACGAGATCTACGCCGAGGACCTGGCGCCGGCGCTGGCGCGGCTGCGGCCCGACCTCGTCGTGCACGGGTGGGGGCTGCCGGGCGCGGCCGTCGCCGCGCGCCGCGCCGGGGTCCCCGGCCTCTGGCACGGGTTCGGCCGCATGTTCCCCGACGGGATCGGGCTCCAACGGCCCACGCCCGCCGCCGGCCTCCCCGACCGACCACACCTCGACATCTGCCCGCCGTCCTTGCAGGACCAGGACTTCCTCGCCACCACCGACCGCGTCGAACTACGGCCCGTGCCGTTCCCCGAAGCGGCGACGCCTCCGTGGCGCGTCGAGCGCGCGTCGCGACCGCTGGTCTACCTGACGCTCGGCACCGCGTTCGGCACCCCGGAGGTGCTCACCACGGCGATCGGGGGTCTGACGGCGCTCGGCGCGGACGTGGTGGTCGCCACCGGCCGGGTGCGCCCCGAGCAGCTCGGGGCGGTGCCGGGCAACGTCACGGTGCTGGGCTGGGTGGCCCAGGCGGAGCTGCTGCCGCACGTCGACGCGGTCGTGCACCACGGCGGCAGCGGCACGACCCTCGGCGCGATCGCGGTCGGCGTCCCGCAACTGCTCCTCCCGCAGGGGGCCGACCAGTTCGCCAACGCCGAGGCGCTGGTCGCGGCGGGCGCCGCGCTGCGCCTGCTCCCCGACGAGCTGAGCGTGGACGCCGTGGCCGAGCACGCCCGGGAACTGCTGCCGCGCCACGGGCACGCCCCCCACCGCGACGCGGCCCGCGCGATCGCCGAGGAGATCGCCCGCATGCCCTCCCCCGACGAGGTCGCCCGCACCCTGCCGGCCCTTGCCGAGCGCGGGTGA
- a CDS encoding cytochrome P450 family protein, producing the protein MTAIPEIDLSDPAVLRDPFTAYGRARERGPLARLVTPGFGAMWAVTRYDDAKAVLTDPRFELNAGSYLRPDVPEHCRRYLRTMQEMDGPEHTRLRRLVSPSFTARRAERFRPRVTRIVETLLDELAERADGNTADLLAHFARPLPIDVICELVGIPPEDRDTWRAYGAAVAAGHGPAFAQAIPAIMDDAVAAVARRTREPGPDLLSELIGVHADDRDRLGETELVTLVWHLVLAGQTPTNLVANAVETLLGHPDQLAALRADDGLLPGAVEELTRWCGPQLLSLPRYAREDVDLGGTTIGQGEPVTAALAAANRDPRAFTDPDRLDLRRPAGRPAHLGYAHGPHFCLGAALARVQTEVALGALLRRFPALAIADARRAPDPGTWRLTALVVSC; encoded by the coding sequence GTGACCGCCATCCCCGAGATCGACCTGTCCGACCCCGCCGTCCTGCGGGACCCCTTCACCGCGTACGGGCGGGCACGCGAGCGCGGCCCGCTGGCGCGGCTGGTGACGCCGGGCTTCGGCGCGATGTGGGCGGTGACCCGCTACGACGACGCGAAGGCGGTGCTCACCGACCCCCGCTTCGAGCTGAACGCCGGCAGCTACCTCCGCCCGGACGTGCCCGAGCACTGCCGCCGGTACCTGCGGACCATGCAGGAGATGGACGGGCCCGAGCACACCCGGCTGCGCCGGCTCGTCTCGCCCTCGTTCACCGCCCGGCGCGCCGAGCGGTTCCGGCCGCGCGTCACGCGCATCGTCGAGACCCTGCTCGACGAGTTGGCCGAACGCGCCGACGGGAACACCGCGGACCTGTTGGCGCACTTCGCCCGACCGCTGCCCATCGACGTGATCTGCGAGCTGGTCGGCATCCCGCCGGAGGACCGGGACACCTGGCGCGCCTACGGTGCCGCCGTCGCCGCCGGCCACGGCCCCGCGTTCGCCCAGGCCATCCCCGCGATCATGGACGACGCCGTGGCCGCGGTCGCCCGGCGCACGCGCGAACCAGGGCCGGACCTGCTGTCCGAGCTGATCGGCGTCCACGCCGACGACCGGGACCGGCTCGGCGAGACCGAGCTGGTCACCCTCGTCTGGCACCTCGTCCTGGCCGGGCAGACCCCGACCAACCTCGTCGCCAACGCCGTCGAGACCCTGCTCGGCCACCCTGACCAGCTCGCCGCGCTGCGCGCCGACGACGGCCTCCTGCCGGGCGCGGTCGAGGAGCTGACCCGGTGGTGCGGACCGCAGCTGCTGAGCCTGCCCCGCTACGCCCGCGAGGACGTCGACCTCGGCGGGACGACCATCGGCCAGGGCGAACCCGTCACCGCCGCGCTCGCCGCCGCCAACCGCGACCCCCGCGCGTTCACCGACCCCGACCGCCTCGACCTCCGCCGACCGGCGGGCCGACCGGCGCACCTGGGTTACGCCCACGGTCCGCACTTCTGCCTCGGCGCCGCGCTCGCCCGCGTCCAGACCGAGGTCGCGCTCGGCGCGCTGCTGCGCCGCTTCCCCGCCCTCGCGATCGCCGACGCCCGGCGCGCCCCGGACCCCGGGACGTGGCGGCTCACCGCACTGGTCGTCTCCTGCTGA
- a CDS encoding TetR/AcrR family transcriptional regulator, producing MVRLSRAQTQEHNRARVLAAARSELAEHGFREARIDRIAERAELTRGAVYSNFPGKRALYFAVLAQEAERAADPRRPPTATTAGAALGDFARAWLAGLPPVLDDRRSASRLSRDLLPEIVADDQVNRPFAQLTSLGAIVLGMCLERLPPADRTGARMVRAAEIALTTLHGAGQLAAAAPGFGEPFAVIRACEHLAGLDLDDTWRPAHLPHVPPARPTDERWSPPAATDALRDEPADPGRDGVLAVLGLHRLSAVEEALRAAPPTATVTAALVTSDPGELGPLARLAVTDLRNCLRAAVAPSAWPRLRIVHDESGELAAAAGVSATSDATEQAVRIQAGRITARADGYGACHAAASA from the coding sequence ATGGTCCGGCTCAGCAGGGCGCAGACGCAGGAGCACAACCGGGCCAGGGTGCTGGCCGCGGCCCGGAGCGAGCTGGCCGAGCACGGCTTCCGCGAGGCCAGGATCGACCGGATCGCCGAACGGGCCGAACTGACGCGGGGCGCGGTCTACTCCAACTTCCCCGGCAAGCGGGCCCTCTACTTCGCCGTCCTGGCGCAGGAGGCCGAGCGGGCGGCCGACCCGAGGCGCCCGCCGACCGCCACGACCGCCGGCGCGGCGCTGGGCGACTTCGCGCGCGCCTGGCTCGCGGGGCTGCCGCCGGTTCTCGACGACCGGCGCAGCGCGAGCAGGCTGAGCCGGGACCTGCTGCCCGAGATCGTGGCCGACGACCAGGTCAACCGCCCGTTCGCGCAGCTGACGAGCCTCGGCGCGATCGTGCTCGGCATGTGCCTTGAGCGGTTGCCGCCCGCCGACCGGACCGGCGCCCGCATGGTCCGGGCGGCCGAGATCGCCTTGACGACGCTGCACGGCGCCGGGCAGCTCGCCGCGGCGGCGCCGGGGTTCGGCGAGCCCTTCGCGGTCATCCGCGCCTGCGAGCACCTGGCCGGGCTCGACCTCGACGACACGTGGCGACCGGCCCACCTGCCGCACGTCCCACCGGCGCGGCCCACCGACGAGCGGTGGTCGCCGCCGGCCGCGACCGACGCGCTCCGCGACGAGCCGGCCGACCCCGGCCGCGACGGCGTGCTGGCCGTGCTCGGCCTGCACCGCCTGTCCGCCGTCGAGGAGGCCCTGCGCGCCGCCCCGCCCACGGCCACCGTGACCGCCGCCCTGGTCACCAGCGATCCCGGCGAACTGGGCCCCCTCGCCCGCCTGGCCGTCACCGACCTGCGCAACTGCCTCCGGGCCGCCGTCGCGCCCTCGGCGTGGCCGCGCCTGCGGATCGTGCACGACGAGTCGGGCGAGCTGGCGGCGGCGGCAGGGGTCTCGGCCACCAGCGACGCCACCGAACAAGCCGTGCGCATCCAGGCCGGCCGGATCACCGCGCGCGCCGACGGCTACGGCGCCTGCCACGCCGCCGCCTCCGCGTGA
- a CDS encoding tetratricopeptide repeat protein: protein MREAVALNGVGWYAARVGEYDVAREHCQAALALFRRYPDLEGEAVTLDIPGFVEHHTGHQLQAVHHYEQSLALLRTLGHTYHVAGTLADLGRAHAATPPDPRDTRS, encoded by the coding sequence GTGAGGGAAGCCGTCGCGCTCAACGGGGTCGGCTGGTACGCCGCCCGCGTGGGGGAGTACGACGTCGCCCGCGAGCACTGCCAGGCGGCACTCGCCCTGTTCCGGCGGTACCCGGACCTCGAAGGGGAGGCCGTCACCCTGGACATCCCGGGGTTCGTCGAGCACCACACCGGCCACCAGCTCCAGGCCGTCCACCACTACGAGCAGTCCCTCGCCCTGCTCCGCACCCTCGGCCACACCTACCACGTCGCAGGAACCCTGGCAGACCTCGGCCGAGCCCACGCCGCCACTCCACCCGACCCGCGCGACACCCGCTCCTGA
- a CDS encoding glycosyltransferase 87 family protein, which produces MIDTARRPPPAAFRTTAIASGAVACALVVAALVWWARGWPLGIDSAVYRSGALAVLNGEPLYERLTATPDWSPDLPFAYPPSAALVFLPLAALPTQLAWGVLAAATALGLGAVARVVHPGAGWALPLLLVLEPVWRTIGLGQVNVVLMALVLVDLVALRGSRFSGVLVGLAAAIKLTPLVFVLHLLVTRRGADALRALGAFALAGCAGFALLPGDAVRYWSSTVFGANSALSNAWSGNQSLNGLVRRFAGDSFVLVLLVLAGVVGAVFLARALDDRGDGVGAVLVTAFCGLLVSPISWTHHWVWVFPLCLVVLGRVRRPWSAVVGIVALFSGWTFAAVPRGDGRELAWTPLESLVGNAYVLGAVVGGAVVVHAVRARRRASRAGLRV; this is translated from the coding sequence GTGATCGACACCGCTCGACGCCCGCCACCGGCCGCCTTCCGCACGACCGCCATCGCGTCGGGCGCGGTGGCCTGCGCCCTCGTGGTGGCGGCGCTCGTGTGGTGGGCGCGGGGGTGGCCGTTGGGCATCGACAGCGCGGTGTACCGCTCGGGCGCGCTCGCCGTGCTGAACGGCGAACCCCTCTACGAGCGGTTGACCGCGACCCCGGACTGGTCGCCCGACCTGCCCTTCGCCTACCCGCCGAGCGCCGCGCTGGTGTTCCTGCCGCTGGCCGCGTTGCCGACGCAGCTCGCCTGGGGCGTGCTCGCCGCGGCGACCGCGCTGGGGCTGGGCGCGGTGGCCCGCGTGGTGCACCCGGGCGCGGGGTGGGCGCTGCCCCTCCTGCTCGTGCTGGAACCGGTCTGGCGCACGATCGGCCTGGGCCAGGTCAACGTCGTGCTCATGGCGCTGGTCCTGGTGGATTTGGTGGCGCTGCGGGGTTCGCGGTTCTCCGGCGTGCTCGTCGGGTTGGCGGCGGCGATCAAGCTGACCCCGTTGGTGTTCGTGCTGCACCTGCTCGTCACCCGGCGCGGGGCGGACGCGCTGCGCGCGCTGGGCGCGTTCGCGTTGGCCGGCTGCGCGGGGTTCGCGCTGCTGCCGGGCGACGCGGTGCGGTACTGGAGTTCGACCGTGTTCGGCGCCAACAGCGCTCTGTCCAACGCGTGGTCGGGGAACCAGTCGCTCAACGGTCTCGTGCGGCGGTTCGCGGGCGATTCGTTCGTGCTGGTCCTGTTGGTTCTCGCCGGTGTGGTGGGTGCGGTGTTCCTCGCGCGTGCGTTGGACGATCGCGGTGACGGCGTGGGTGCGGTGCTGGTGACGGCTTTCTGCGGTTTGCTCGTCAGCCCGATCTCGTGGACGCACCACTGGGTGTGGGTTTTCCCGCTGTGCCTTGTGGTCCTGGGTCGGGTTCGGCGTCCCTGGTCCGCCGTGGTCGGGATCGTGGCGTTGTTCAGCGGGTGGACGTTCGCGGCCGTGCCTCGTGGTGACGGTCGTGAACTCGCGTGGACGCCCCTGGAGTCGTTGGTGGGCAACGCTTATGTGCTCGGCGCGGTGGTGGGTGGGGCGGTGGTGGTGCATGCCGTTCGGGCTCGCCGACGCGCTTCCCGCGCGGGGCTCCGCGTGTGA
- a CDS encoding response regulator, with the protein MTTRVLVVDDQAMIRESFRVALDSQADLEVVGEAGTGAEAVALALDLRPAVVLMDIRMPVMDGLEAARRILAAAGDEPPRVLVLTTFDLDEYVYRALRAGASGFMLKDAPLADLVNAVRVVAAGHALFAPSVTRRLVATFAERAAGKPDRAALKGLTPREVEVLRLVARGLSNAEVAAALTIAEQTAKSHVSRVLTKLALRDRAQAVVLAYETGLVAPHE; encoded by the coding sequence GTGACGACGAGGGTCCTGGTCGTGGACGACCAGGCGATGATCCGGGAGAGCTTCCGCGTCGCGCTGGACAGCCAGGCGGACCTGGAGGTCGTCGGCGAGGCGGGCACCGGGGCGGAGGCCGTGGCGCTGGCGCTCGACCTGCGGCCGGCCGTGGTCCTGATGGACATCCGGATGCCGGTGATGGACGGGCTGGAGGCCGCCCGGCGCATCCTCGCGGCGGCCGGGGACGAGCCGCCGCGGGTGCTGGTGCTCACGACGTTCGACCTCGACGAGTACGTCTACCGGGCGCTCCGCGCGGGCGCGAGCGGGTTCATGCTCAAGGACGCGCCGCTGGCCGACCTGGTCAACGCCGTGCGCGTGGTGGCGGCCGGCCACGCGTTGTTCGCACCCTCGGTGACGCGCCGCCTGGTCGCGACGTTCGCCGAGCGGGCCGCGGGCAAGCCCGACCGCGCGGCCCTGAAGGGGCTCACGCCGCGCGAGGTGGAGGTGCTGCGGCTGGTCGCCCGCGGCCTGTCCAACGCGGAGGTCGCGGCGGCGCTGACGATCGCGGAGCAGACCGCCAAGAGCCACGTCAGCAGGGTGCTCACCAAGCTCGCGCTGCGCGACCGCGCGCAAGCCGTCGTGCTCGCCTACGAGACCGGGCTCGTGGCGCCGCACGAGTAG
- a CDS encoding sensor histidine kinase: protein MADARDSRPSTRLRGAALGFLRALVFVVARGARPETPAGFTGSRRTRSAIVLVAALAAFLAIAPIQQSVAPKGDAAVLLLGALTALPVLAVLRHPLVAWRLTAVMVLVTPFAYAPHVDLVRVWGWPWTMGFALAAGFVLYAVAESYAQPVPAQVWVLTAAAAWPHLPDRRNLFLVAALAAGVALLGNAVRLRRQADRQRLTEQARTAALEERSRIARELHDVVSHHMSALVLRADAVPYRLPGLAPEVRAEFDVLQRIARDGLTEMRRMLGVLRSTDDEADTAPQPGLADVAEMVARFRATGAEITLGTDYDGRSIPAGVGLSAYQIVQEALSNAARHAPGGAVSIRLGADDGRLRVVVANAAGVRPALDADPRRPRHGLVGMGERVRVLGGRFSAGRTPDGGFAVVAELPLDEGCEG, encoded by the coding sequence ATGGCGGACGCACGGGACAGCCGACCCTCGACGCGGCTGCGCGGGGCCGCACTCGGCTTCCTGCGGGCGCTGGTGTTCGTCGTGGCGCGTGGCGCGCGGCCGGAGACGCCCGCCGGGTTCACCGGCAGCCGCCGGACCCGGTCGGCGATCGTGCTGGTGGCCGCGCTGGCCGCGTTCCTCGCCATCGCGCCGATCCAGCAGTCCGTGGCGCCGAAGGGCGACGCCGCGGTCCTGCTCCTCGGTGCGCTGACCGCCCTGCCGGTGCTGGCCGTGCTGCGGCACCCCCTGGTGGCGTGGCGGCTGACCGCGGTCATGGTTCTGGTGACGCCGTTCGCCTACGCGCCGCACGTGGACCTGGTCCGCGTGTGGGGTTGGCCGTGGACGATGGGGTTCGCGCTCGCCGCCGGGTTCGTCCTCTACGCCGTGGCGGAGAGCTACGCGCAACCGGTGCCGGCGCAGGTGTGGGTGCTGACGGCCGCGGCGGCCTGGCCGCACCTGCCCGACCGGCGCAACCTGTTCCTCGTCGCCGCGCTGGCCGCCGGCGTGGCGCTGCTGGGCAACGCGGTACGGCTGCGGCGGCAGGCCGACCGGCAGCGGCTGACCGAGCAGGCCCGCACGGCGGCGCTGGAGGAGCGCAGCCGCATCGCGCGGGAGCTGCACGACGTGGTCAGCCACCACATGTCGGCCCTCGTGCTGCGGGCGGACGCGGTGCCCTACCGGCTGCCCGGCCTCGCGCCCGAGGTGCGCGCCGAGTTCGACGTGCTCCAGCGCATCGCCCGCGACGGGCTCACCGAGATGCGGCGGATGCTCGGCGTGCTGCGGTCCACCGACGACGAGGCCGACACCGCGCCCCAGCCCGGCCTGGCCGACGTCGCGGAGATGGTCGCGCGGTTCCGCGCGACGGGCGCGGAGATCACCCTGGGCACCGACTACGACGGGCGGTCGATCCCGGCCGGCGTCGGACTCTCGGCCTACCAGATCGTCCAGGAGGCGCTCAGCAACGCCGCGCGGCACGCGCCCGGCGGCGCGGTCTCGATCCGGCTCGGCGCGGACGACGGCCGGCTCCGGGTCGTCGTGGCGAACGCGGCGGGCGTCCGGCCCGCCCTCGACGCCGACCCGCGGCGGCCCCGGCACGGGCTGGTGGGCATGGGCGAACGGGTGCGGGTGCTGGGCGGCCGGTTCAGCGCCGGGCGCACCCCGGACGGCGGCTTCGCGGTGGTCGCCGAACTGCCGCTCGACGAAGGGTGCGAAGGGTGA
- a CDS encoding LysR substrate-binding domain-containing protein codes for MRRLQILHELRARGTLVAVGQALSLSPSGVSQQLTLLQREVGVPLVEKIGRNVRLTPAGELLAEHAEALLNRLEEAENDLAARGGRVTGTFRIGAFASAITRLVAPCLPALTVRHPSLRVEVEHHETDRALHRLALGEIDLVLANEYEHLPRRRDHRLAHEPLLVEAVRVALPRRHTLTRRPGPIPLAELARAVWASGTQNTSHASMVTNLCNQLGGFHPDIRHRSDDPGVLLALVGKGRATTLVSQLVDAELDPAIEVRDLADHQPTRRLLAWFRASAAVRPATAAVLGALRTVVANTLSPNPSAGLKRTVK; via the coding sequence ATGCGGCGACTCCAGATATTGCACGAACTCCGCGCGCGGGGCACCCTGGTGGCCGTCGGCCAAGCCCTGTCGCTGTCCCCTTCAGGGGTGTCCCAACAACTCACCCTGCTGCAACGCGAGGTCGGGGTGCCGCTGGTGGAAAAGATCGGCCGGAATGTCCGGCTCACCCCGGCGGGTGAACTGCTCGCCGAGCACGCCGAAGCGCTGCTCAACCGGCTGGAGGAGGCGGAGAACGACCTCGCCGCACGTGGCGGGCGCGTCACGGGCACGTTCCGGATCGGCGCGTTCGCCTCGGCCATCACCCGGCTGGTGGCGCCCTGCCTGCCCGCCCTCACCGTCCGGCACCCGAGCCTGCGCGTCGAGGTCGAGCACCACGAGACCGACCGGGCCCTGCACCGGCTCGCGCTCGGCGAGATCGACCTGGTGCTGGCCAACGAGTACGAGCACCTGCCCCGGCGGCGCGACCACCGGTTGGCCCACGAGCCGCTGCTGGTCGAGGCGGTGCGGGTCGCGCTGCCGCGCAGGCACACGCTGACCAGGCGTCCCGGCCCCATCCCGCTGGCCGAGCTGGCCCGCGCGGTGTGGGCGTCCGGTACGCAGAACACCAGCCACGCCTCGATGGTCACCAACCTGTGCAACCAGCTCGGCGGCTTCCACCCCGACATCCGGCACCGCTCGGACGACCCCGGCGTGCTGCTCGCCCTGGTCGGCAAGGGTCGGGCGACGACGCTGGTGTCGCAGCTCGTCGACGCGGAGCTGGACCCGGCGATCGAGGTGCGCGACCTCGCGGACCACCAGCCGACGCGCAGGCTGCTCGCCTGGTTCCGCGCGTCCGCCGCCGTGCGCCCGGCCACCGCCGCCGTGCTGGGCGCCCTGCGCACCGTGGTCGCCAACACCCTGTCGCCGAATCCGTCAGCTGGGCTCAAGCGGACCGTTAAGTAA